One genomic region from Opitutales bacterium encodes:
- a CDS encoding BatA domain-containing protein, translating into MSLLSPWYLLGILAVFIPLWLHLMWSRPKTRRFFSATLFLEPTQLPRKQKRRIEQFWLFILRCLILVSLAFAFSRPFLNKGLPPPLGPGNDQRQTIILIDRSASMRGDAWAEALAAVRGRISEMRFGDNIALAVYDRSLEQWVGFAPSPVWNENDLESRKNDLLGGLSTLSPSWHGTYTGRAVSEAVELLSSLEGTLDTGIRAQPEEPISLTREIVLISDFQEGSDFSDWWEGSLSEKK; encoded by the coding sequence ATGAGTCTATTGTCCCCCTGGTATCTTCTCGGTATCCTTGCGGTTTTCATTCCGCTGTGGTTACACCTGATGTGGAGCCGTCCGAAGACGCGCCGCTTTTTTAGTGCGACTCTATTTCTTGAGCCCACGCAGCTTCCGCGTAAGCAGAAGCGTCGCATCGAGCAATTCTGGCTCTTCATTCTGCGATGCCTGATCCTTGTTTCTCTGGCATTTGCGTTTTCTCGGCCTTTTCTCAATAAGGGTTTGCCGCCGCCGCTGGGTCCCGGAAATGATCAGCGGCAGACCATTATCCTGATAGACCGCAGCGCCAGTATGCGTGGGGATGCCTGGGCAGAGGCTCTGGCGGCGGTCAGGGGGCGTATTTCCGAAATGCGCTTTGGCGATAATATCGCGCTGGCGGTTTATGATCGCAGTTTGGAGCAATGGGTAGGATTCGCGCCCAGTCCCGTGTGGAACGAGAACGATCTTGAATCGCGCAAGAATGACTTGCTGGGTGGGCTCAGCACACTTTCTCCCTCATGGCATGGGACTTATACTGGACGGGCTGTGTCGGAAGCGGTCGAGCTGTTGTCTAGTTTGGAGGGCACACTGGACACGGGGATCCGCGCTCAGCCTGAGGAGCCGATTTCCCTGACCCGGGAGATTGTGCTGATTTCTGACTTTCAGGAGGGGAGTGATTTCTCAGATTGGTGGGAAGGGAGTCTGTCTGAAAAAAAATAG
- a CDS encoding winged helix-turn-helix transcriptional regulator: MEVRSISESTTQGRLFEPVALREAVINAIIHNDYSYEGVPKFELFADRLEITSTCGIPQGLSEAEFFEGYSMPRNKELMRIFRDLDLVEQLGSGMPRILHAYPKTSFHFTDNFIRMVIPVSGKSSGESSGKIIQAIQENGQITIPELAQAIGISTRAVEKQIARLRDSSLIRRVGHAKGGYWEITPAETRD; encoded by the coding sequence ATGGAGGTCAGATCCATATCGGAATCGACGACGCAGGGCCGCCTCTTCGAGCCAGTCGCACTACGCGAAGCAGTCATCAATGCCATCATCCACAACGATTACAGCTATGAAGGCGTCCCGAAATTTGAACTCTTTGCAGACCGCCTTGAAATCACTTCCACGTGTGGCATCCCCCAAGGTTTGAGCGAGGCAGAGTTTTTCGAAGGCTACTCCATGCCTAGGAATAAAGAGCTCATGCGCATATTTAGAGATCTAGACTTGGTCGAACAACTCGGCTCGGGTATGCCGCGGATTCTACACGCCTACCCTAAAACCAGCTTCCATTTCACCGACAATTTCATCCGTATGGTTATACCCGTATCGGGGAAAAGTTCGGGGGAAAGTTCGGGGAAAATAATTCAAGCAATCCAAGAAAATGGCCAAATCACGATACCAGAGCTGGCGCAAGCCATCGGGATATCCACGCGTGCAGTCGAAAAACAAATCGCAAGACTACGTGACAGCAGCCTCATCCGTCGCGTCGGCCACGCAAAAGGCGGCTACTGGGAAATCACTCCAGCTGAGACACGCGACTGA
- the chrA gene encoding chromate efflux transporter: MNRPTEVFLVFLRLGCIAFGGPVAHLGYYHDAFIKQRKWIDEASYADLVALRQFLPGPTSSQVGFAIGYRRAGVLGAFLAWAGFTLPSAVLMIGFGLGMSSMGILDAAGWIIGLKLVAVVVVAHALLTLYTKLCPDRSTALIAAAAAAVLVVVAHPLMQIGVILGGFAVGCFLFDEKAEPASEPVGLSAERLPGRALLVAFFAGLLAFVVLAALFPGSLFAVADAFYRAGSMVFGGGHVVLPLLERYTVGAGWVDAETFLAGYGATQAMPGPLFTFTAFLGSVINLGPGGSVGGLFALVMVYVPSWLMVLGLLPYWDRLRRMDWIRSGLKGTNAVVVGLLFAAFCSPIIAEGIEADSGRLAFTVMAFALLKYAKLPVWALVIGCAVVGAWVF; encoded by the coding sequence ATGAATCGACCTACTGAGGTGTTTCTAGTTTTTCTGCGGCTTGGGTGCATTGCGTTTGGTGGCCCGGTGGCGCATCTGGGCTATTACCACGACGCGTTCATTAAGCAGCGTAAGTGGATCGATGAGGCGAGTTATGCTGATCTAGTGGCACTGCGTCAGTTTTTACCTGGCCCGACGAGCAGTCAGGTTGGATTTGCCATCGGATATCGGCGGGCAGGGGTGCTCGGAGCTTTCTTAGCCTGGGCTGGTTTTACGCTGCCTTCGGCGGTGCTCATGATTGGTTTTGGATTGGGTATGTCTTCGATGGGTATCCTGGATGCAGCGGGTTGGATCATTGGTTTGAAGTTGGTGGCTGTGGTAGTCGTGGCCCACGCGCTGCTGACTCTTTACACTAAGCTATGTCCCGATCGCTCGACTGCATTGATCGCGGCCGCTGCGGCGGCAGTGCTGGTTGTTGTGGCGCACCCTTTGATGCAGATCGGAGTAATTCTGGGCGGGTTTGCTGTGGGATGTTTTCTTTTTGATGAAAAGGCAGAGCCAGCTTCCGAGCCAGTTGGCTTGAGTGCTGAGAGACTGCCTGGACGTGCGTTGCTTGTGGCTTTTTTCGCTGGGCTCTTGGCATTTGTGGTATTGGCCGCGTTGTTTCCTGGGAGTTTGTTTGCGGTGGCGGATGCTTTTTATCGTGCGGGCTCTATGGTCTTCGGAGGGGGGCATGTGGTGCTGCCACTGCTCGAACGATATACTGTCGGTGCAGGATGGGTGGATGCAGAGACCTTTCTTGCTGGCTATGGTGCGACTCAGGCTATGCCGGGTCCACTATTCACTTTTACGGCGTTCCTAGGATCAGTAATCAATTTGGGACCAGGGGGGAGTGTGGGTGGTTTGTTTGCTCTTGTGATGGTCTATGTGCCTTCGTGGCTAATGGTTTTGGGCTTGTTGCCCTATTGGGATCGTTTGCGTCGCATGGATTGGATTCGCTCTGGGCTCAAGGGTACGAATGCGGTCGTGGTCGGCCTTTTGTTTGCGGCATTCTGTAGTCCAATTATCGCTGAGGGTATAGAGGCGGATAGCGGTCGACTGGCGTTTACTGTAATGGCTTTCGCTCTCTTGAAATATGCGAAATTGCCGGTGTGGGCATTAGTTATCGGGTGTGCGGTCGTCGGGGCTTGGGTGTTTTGA
- the der gene encoding ribosome biogenesis GTPase Der translates to MKNRSVALVGRPNVGKSRLFNSLAGRRISIVHDMPGVTRDVITYETRDGYTLLDTGGIGMEPDATPEIIHAATEQQVQFAIEAAEIILFVVDAKDGITPVDENLAAAFRKLKREPVLLINKVDDPATRDNAVAEFSALGFGEMLTVSAEHKLGIDSIKRVIFDELGEAEPAQAKEDRIRISLIGRPNVGKSSMTNALLREERVIVSEIPGTTRDAVELDLDFQSRSGEVWKFKLCDTAGLRAKTKVDSSVEYFSALRTEETIKRSDIVFLVIDAEEGVTRQEQKLAGMAQKWGKALIIVVNKWDLVFERFRNDPMPEYRSEQEFRKAYAEAVPDQLFFLPGTPVLFTSAKTGFSVEKLMRTARELNERLDKNIPTGRLNARIQELLEHRAPKITHSKRFKIFYAVHVGRRPYKFRLFCNQEERLEDTYRRYLEKGLQETFDLQGCPVEFELMGKNKRYVEDLDEEEKPRPKPKKTYRRPKSRKRK, encoded by the coding sequence ATTAAAAACCGTTCAGTAGCTCTGGTGGGTCGTCCGAATGTCGGGAAGAGCCGATTGTTTAATAGCCTAGCCGGTCGCCGCATCTCGATTGTGCATGATATGCCGGGCGTGACCCGCGATGTCATCACCTACGAAACACGGGATGGCTACACCCTGCTGGACACCGGTGGTATTGGCATGGAGCCGGATGCGACGCCGGAAATTATTCATGCCGCGACTGAGCAGCAGGTTCAATTCGCCATCGAGGCGGCGGAAATTATTCTCTTTGTGGTCGATGCTAAAGACGGCATTACGCCGGTAGATGAGAACTTGGCCGCAGCCTTTCGTAAGCTAAAGCGCGAGCCGGTTTTGCTGATCAACAAGGTCGACGATCCTGCCACGCGTGACAATGCCGTTGCGGAATTTAGTGCACTGGGCTTTGGCGAAATGCTGACTGTTTCTGCCGAGCACAAGTTGGGGATCGATTCCATCAAGCGCGTGATTTTTGATGAACTCGGAGAAGCCGAGCCTGCTCAAGCCAAAGAAGATCGCATTCGCATCAGCCTGATCGGTCGACCCAATGTCGGGAAATCTTCGATGACCAATGCGCTGTTGCGCGAAGAGCGTGTCATCGTCAGCGAAATCCCGGGCACCACACGCGACGCGGTCGAATTGGACTTGGATTTTCAATCGCGCTCGGGCGAGGTTTGGAAGTTTAAGTTGTGCGATACGGCTGGCCTCCGTGCTAAAACTAAGGTAGACAGCTCGGTGGAGTATTTCTCTGCATTGCGCACAGAAGAGACGATCAAGCGCTCGGATATCGTATTCCTTGTCATTGACGCCGAGGAGGGTGTGACGCGCCAAGAACAAAAGCTGGCGGGCATGGCACAGAAGTGGGGTAAGGCCCTGATCATCGTGGTGAACAAATGGGACCTGGTATTTGAGCGCTTCCGGAACGACCCGATGCCCGAATACCGCAGTGAGCAGGAGTTCCGTAAAGCCTACGCTGAAGCGGTTCCTGACCAGCTTTTTTTCCTGCCCGGGACCCCTGTTTTGTTCACGTCTGCCAAGACGGGTTTCTCGGTGGAAAAGCTCATGCGGACAGCGCGGGAGCTTAATGAACGGCTGGATAAGAATATCCCAACGGGTCGTTTGAATGCCCGTATCCAAGAGCTGCTGGAGCATCGTGCGCCAAAGATCACGCACTCCAAACGCTTCAAAATTTTCTATGCCGTTCATGTGGGACGGCGACCCTATAAATTTCGCTTGTTCTGCAATCAGGAGGAGCGCCTTGAGGATACCTACCGTCGCTATTTGGAAAAAGGGCTCCAAGAGACTTTCGACCTTCAAGGATGTCCGGTCGAGTTCGAACTCATGGGCAAAAACAAGCGCTACGTCGAAGATCTGGACGAAGAGGAAAAGCCGCGTCCTAAACCCAAAAAAACCTACCGACGCCCCAAATCCCGCAAGCGCAAATAA
- a CDS encoding aminotransferase class I/II-fold pyridoxal phosphate-dependent enzyme: MSMSFPYLADTVRDLPRSGIRDFFAVVQQRPEAISLGVGEPDFVTPWHIREAAIYALEQGRTSYTDNRGLISFRREISRYVEKNFGMGYDPATEIITTVGVSEAIDIALRAILNPGDKVLYHEPCYVSYNPSIALAHGVAIPVQTKKDDLFALNVDHLRAAWQPGTKALMLNFPTNPTGAVFPKKVLEDIAAFAREKDLLILSDEIYAELTYDDQPHYSIADLPGMKERTLFLHGCSKAWAMTGFRIGYACGPKDWIEAMMKVHQYAMLCAPILSQEAAREALAHGDDSVAKMKERYCERRDFLARRFNEMGLDCHVPGGAFYLFPDIRSTGLSSMDFAKGLLDDDVAVVPGSAFGPGGEGFVRAAYSTSYDQLIEAADRIEGYLEKIGKGVSA, encoded by the coding sequence TTTTTGCGGTTGTACAACAAAGGCCCGAAGCGATCTCACTCGGCGTGGGGGAGCCCGATTTTGTGACGCCTTGGCATATCCGCGAAGCTGCCATCTATGCCCTTGAACAGGGACGAACGAGCTACACCGATAATCGTGGTCTAATCAGCTTTCGCCGCGAAATTAGCCGCTATGTGGAAAAGAATTTCGGTATGGGGTATGACCCAGCTACAGAGATTATTACAACCGTGGGTGTCTCCGAGGCGATCGATATTGCATTGCGCGCGATTCTCAATCCGGGCGATAAGGTGCTTTACCATGAACCATGCTACGTGAGCTATAACCCATCGATTGCACTCGCTCATGGGGTCGCCATTCCGGTGCAGACGAAAAAGGACGACCTGTTTGCCCTCAATGTCGATCATTTGCGTGCTGCTTGGCAGCCGGGGACCAAGGCGTTGATGCTCAATTTTCCGACGAATCCGACGGGCGCAGTCTTTCCTAAGAAGGTGCTTGAGGACATCGCAGCCTTCGCTCGTGAAAAGGACCTCCTTATCCTAAGTGACGAGATTTATGCTGAGCTGACTTACGATGATCAGCCTCATTACAGTATCGCTGATCTACCGGGTATGAAAGAGCGGACGCTTTTTCTCCATGGGTGTTCGAAAGCTTGGGCTATGACGGGTTTCCGGATCGGGTATGCTTGTGGGCCTAAAGACTGGATCGAGGCGATGATGAAGGTCCATCAATACGCCATGCTATGCGCTCCAATTCTCAGCCAGGAGGCCGCTCGCGAGGCGCTAGCGCACGGGGATGATTCTGTGGCCAAGATGAAGGAGCGTTACTGTGAGCGGCGTGATTTTTTGGCCCGTCGCTTCAATGAGATGGGGCTCGACTGTCACGTTCCCGGTGGTGCGTTTTACCTCTTTCCAGACATCCGCTCGACGGGTTTGTCTTCGATGGACTTTGCCAAGGGCTTGCTGGATGATGACGTCGCCGTAGTGCCGGGATCTGCTTTTGGACCTGGAGGTGAAGGCTTTGTGCGGGCGGCCTATTCGACATCTTATGACCAGCTCATCGAGGCTGCGGATCGTATCGAGGGCTATTTGGAGAAGATTGGGAAAGGAGTCTCCGCGTGA